Within the Salvia hispanica cultivar TCC Black 2014 chromosome 4, UniMelb_Shisp_WGS_1.0, whole genome shotgun sequence genome, the region GTTGCATGAAGATTTGCAGAGGGTCTATGTGTCTTTTCAAAGCTAAGAAAAAATGTGGCTTGTATGTCTGTACTGTTGTGCCTCTTGCATGTGAAAAAGCTTATGCCAATGTAGTTAAAACTGATAGAACCATGTTGTGGCATAATAGGCTAGGTCATATGAGTGCTAAAGGCTTGAGTGTTCTGAAAAAGCATCCTTTCTGATAATGATGTTCAAAGTGAGTTGCCCTTCTGTGATTCTTGTGTGCTGGGTAAACAACATAGAGTCTCTTTTCCTAGCACCCCTGCTCCTGCTAATGTGAGTAAATgtattttggaatatttgcatatgGATGTCTGGGGTCCTGCTTCTGTGTCTTCTCACTCTGGATGTGTTTACTTCTTGTctgtgattgatgatttttcaagaaaagtttggtgttttttgaTGAGACATAAGTCTgatgtttttgaaaaacttaaaacttgGAAAACCTTGATTGAGACTCAAACTGGTAAGAAGATTAAGGCTATTAGAACTGATAATGGCCTGGAGTTTTGTAATAATCAGATGGATGATTTATGTGATAGTTTTGGAATCAAAAGACATAGAACTGTGCCTTATACCCCACAACAAAATAGGGTTGCTGAGAGAATGAACAGAAATTTGCTTGAAAAAGTGAGATGCATGTTTTCTAAGTCTGGATTGTCAAAAAAGTTTTGGGGTGAAGCTTTATTAACTGCTACTTATTTGGTAAATAGGCCTCCTTCTATGCCTCTGGTTGGTCAGTGTCCTGAATATGTGTTCTATGGCAAGCCTCTTGATTTCTCTCACCTAAGGGTTTTTGGCTGTACTGCTTTTGTGCATTATAAATCTGATAAACTTGAGCCTAGATCTAGGAAATGTGTTTTTCTAGGTTACCCTGAGGGTGTCAAAGGGTATAGAGTCTGGCTAAGGGATGAACCTGGGTTCAAGGTCATTATAAGTAGGGATGTAGTCTTCAATGAAGATGAATTCCCCAGCTTAAGATTGACAAGTAGCCCAGATCCTATAGATGTGGACAATGAACCCCTAAACGAGGTGGAGTCCACAGATACACTCACTGGAGTGGAGCATTCCAGTAATGCTCCAAGTGAGGTGGAGCAACCATTTTGGAACACTTATCCAGTCTATACTCCTAATGAGACACCTGATGAAGGAAATCCAAATGTGAGGCATGATAATCCTATCCAAAATGTTGATGACAATGTGCCTAATCTGCATGATAGTCCTGTTAGAAATTCTCCTCCTGTACCTGCCCAGAATGTGATACATAGCCCTAGTGGCATTCAAAATGCTATTGATAATACTAACTTGCAGGATTATGTGTTATCTAGAGATAGAACTAGAAGGGTCAATGTCAATAGACCTTCTAGGTTTGATGGTTTTGTTGGCCTAGTTGCTCTTATAAATTTGGCTTTCAATGTACATGAATCTGATGGTGATGAGCCTCAAACTTATAAGCAGGCTACTAAGTCAAAGTTCTGGAGTCAGTGGCATAAAGCCATGTTGGAAGAGATGCATTctctaaaaattaattttacttggATTCTTGTACCTTTGCCTCATGGTGCATCTGTGGTTGATTGCAGGTGGCtttacaaattgaaaaatgaggtGGAGGGCCTTAGGTACAAGGCCAGATTAGTGGCAAAAGGTTTTACTCAACAAGAGGGGGTAGATTACACAGAAATCTTTGCCCCTGTTGTTAAATTCACTACTGTCAAGATGATGTTGGCTTTGTgtgctcattttaattgggaattaaagaaaatggatGTTAAAACTGTTTTCTTACATGGTGATCTTGATAAGCCTATTTACATGAATCAGCCTGGGGGCTTTGTTGATCCCAAGTTTCCCAATCATGTGTGCTTGTTGAAAAAGGCCTTATATGGTTTAAAACAGTCCCCCAGGCAGTGGAACATCAAGTTTAACACTTGTATGCATAAGTTAGGTTTTGTCAGAAGTACCtttgatgcatgcttatatgTTAAGAATCTTGATACTGTGCATGTGTTCTTGcttttatatgttgatgatatgcttATAATGGGTCCTTGTTTGAAAACCATTAAGGGTGTGCAAGCTGCCTTGAGTGAGAATTTTGACATGAAGGATTTGGGTGATGCTCAGAAAATCTTAGGGATTAATATCTATAGAGATAGAAAAACATCCACCCTTGTGTTGCATCAAGAACCTTAGGTGTACAAAATTCTGAGAAAGTTTAACATGTTTGATGCTAAGCCTGCTTCTGTGCCTTTAGCTGCTCATTTTATGTTGAGTAAAGATCTGTGCCCTAAGTCTCAATCTGAAATTGATGCTATGAAGAGAATTCCCTATGCTAATGCTATTGGATCTGTTATGTACTTGATGGTTAGCTCTAGGCCTGGTATTGCCTATGTTGTGTCATGTCTCAGTAGATACATGTCTAATCCAGGTCCTGTTCATTGGGAAGCTCTGAAATGGCTTCTTAGATACTTGAAGCAAACTGCTAAGTATGGTTTATGTAATGTGATGATGGTGTTTTACTAACTGGTTTTGTGGATTCCAATTATGCTAATGACAGAGATAAGAGGAAGTCAACAACCTCCTATGTATTTTCAGTGTGTAGGTCTTGCATAAGTTGGAAATCCCAGTTGCAGCACATTGTGGCTTTGTCTACCACTGAGTCAGAGTATATTGCCATCACTGAGGCAATGAAAGAGGCTGTATGGTTAAAGGGAGTGCTTTCTGAACTCAAGTTTGTGAAAATCTCTCCTGTTGTGTTCTCTGATTCTCAATCTGCTATTCAGTTATGTAAAAACCCTGTTTTTCATGATAGAACAAAGCATATAGATGTAAGGTTTCATTACATTAGGGATATTGTAGAAAAAGGTGAAGTGTTTCTTCATAAAGTGCATACAGATAAAAACCCAGCTGACATGGGAACTAAGCCCTTACCTTTAGAAAAACTTCTTTTCTGCATTAAATTTTTGCACTTTGATCTAGGATAGGTTGCATGTCCCGGGGGAAAGACCTCAGCCACCTTATCAGTTGTGGTAAGGGTGGTAGGTGGCTGGAGGCATGAAGTCCTTTAGACTAATGAGTGTCAGCCCCTCTGGTGTCTAAAGGCAACCTGGTAGTTCCCAAAATGCTAGTGGACTTTGTCCTTTGGTGCTGAGGGATCTGCCTTGTAGGCTGTGATGAATATGCCTTAGCCTACAACACTTGATTGGTTTCCCAAAATAAAAGTCCAAGGTGGAGTATGTTGGATATATTAGAGTGGACTCTTATTTGGGCTATGTTATTTGTTAAGCCCGAATGTTATTAATTGGGCTGAGCCCAATTACTTACCCTCTTTCACCAGATGCTGCCACGTGCCCTCCCTCTTGGATCTTGCTTCGCAGCCGTTGGATTTAGGGCTGTGCTTGTTATGTGAGAAGGCTATGCGCCGTTTTCATTCATTCTGACTCtctaatctctctctctctcttcaaagcttctctctcttattctctcttcttctccgatGATCTTCCGGCCATCTCTTGGTGATCTTCCATGGTTCTCTGATTGGTAGATCTGTTGTGAGTGCTGGTGTGAAGCAATCTCTTCGATTGCTTGGTGCTGGAGAAGAACTAGGGTTTGTGAGAACTTGAAGGCCGTGTGTTGAGATTTGTTCGGTGGAACTTGATCTGGTGTGAGGGGTTTCTCTGGTAGAGGTATTGGTGGTCTGAGGGTTAACTCTATCCAATCCATCGGTGCTCCCTTGGGTCTAGTTCTGGAAGAATAGATCAGTGTTGTTGTGGCGGGTTCTGAGCCATGTTTCTTTGATCTATTGTCTTTCTCTTTGTTCTTAGTTAGTTTCTTGTGTTTAGATCCGAGAGGATCTTTCTTAGTGTTACTAACTTGTGTCTTGAGTGTGCAGGCTGAAGTGATTACGAGGAAGGCTGAGTTGACAGCTTCAAGACcttgtaatagttagaactAGATTCTTTGTAATCTTAGTTTGTATTGCTTGTGTAAAATCAGCCACGTGGGTGAGAGTTTGGTTGAGCTCtcttgtacaagaacaaagaggtctcggtaattagtgaatctagactgatctgatccctacaaCTTGATGAGCAATCTTGAAACCATGGTTCGAGCATCTTCTAAGCTTCCACTTAATCTCATTCATGTTTGTATATTGGTTTATCATCTCTCTGCTTGATCAAGGAAATCGCAGACTTAAACTTGAATGAATTGggtgaaatatatttttaccaTTGCTTAGCAGTATTTATCAATGAGAACGAGAATATTCTCCTCCTAGATAGGAGCGGATCAGAAATTCAATTCagcatataaataaattttagaagtTGGAGATGAGacatttataaatgaaattaaaaaaaaattaaaattgaataacatattagtataaataaatatattgaggGGGACAATTGCCCCTTTATACTTCCAAAGTAGATCCGCCCTTATTCTAGTAGTATCGTTGGAATGGACACTCATTTTACTTACCATGTTGTGATCTCTTGGAACTTTAATATATGTTGATTGAAGTTTTGGGTCGCCCTATTTCCATGAACCTTTCAACTCAATTGATTAGCTCTAAgttgttcattatttttaaaagataacTTATTAATCCAAACATAACATTGAGAATTTCGAAATAAAGTCCACATGGCAATTATTTTACCATATCACGTCATCCATTCCACAATAAGGaatgcaaaaacaaaaataaagcaaagGAACATTTTTGGCCTAGATTTTATCATTCAAATCCCTAAGAAACCTATCAAAGTTTATCTGAGACGAACCATTCTCTTTCCATGCATCGTGCAGTTTGGTCCTCATTTCCTTCAAATTTTTCATGATACAGTCTGATGCTTCACCACTCATCACCTTGTTTATCTTCTCCGCAACTTCTTCCTTGCCTACAGATTCCCCATCGCAAAGATTGATTCCGATCTTCCAATCATCGACCACCAACTTCCGATTGGTAGGCTGATCGTACAAAATCGGGTAACATATCATAGGGACACCGCACCACACGCTCTCGAGAATCGAATTCCACCCACAGTGCGTCAAAAATCCCCCAACAGCCGGGCTAGAAAGCACAGAGAGTTGATCGGACCACTGTAGGACTAGCCCCCTATCCTTAACATTCTCTTCAAATCCACAAGGCAAAACATCTCCGTCATCATCCATCACAATCTGAGGCCGGATTGCCCAAATGAAACTCACACCGCTAACGACAAGGCCGTGAGCTATCTCTTGTATCACTTGTCTATTAGTCTGTGCAATGCTTCCGAATGAGACGTACAAGACCGAGCCATGAGGCCTCGCCTCGAGCCACTCGGAGCAGTCTACTTGATGACGCAAGCTCTTTGGAACACTGCATTTGGTGGAGAAATTGATGGGGCCTATAGCATATGTTGCTTGTTTCTGGTTCAGGACTGACAGAGTGTGAGGTTCTACTTCTTGCACTGTGTTGTGTAGGATGAAATCTGCCTTGACAACTTCTTTGAAAGATTTGAAAACAATCTCTTGAACTATTGTCACATCGGATTCTTGGAGATGCGACATCAAGTCTTTGGTACTGATCGGCGCTACTCCGGGGATGTAATTTATCATCTGCTCATCATCTAATCAACCATTTTAAATGAGATTTTAGcgttaattatgaattttgataaaataagattttatatCTGGGAGAGAGAAGCGTGCCTTTGGTAGGGGGATAATGACCATTCTGTTTAAGCAGATCTAAGTGATAATTAATAGCAAACTCTGTGGCAGGCTGAGTCCAGAACGAGACATTGACCAGGCCGAATTTTTGGGCGACCATCGCCGGCCACGCTGCGAAAGTGTCAGAAACCAAAAACGGCGGCATCGATGGATCTGACGACGATATTATGTCGCCGACGAATTCAGCAACACGTGATGGAAAATCACGTAGGAAAGACTCCCAGTACTCGATGAAGTTAAGGTCTCTGTCGAAATCGAGGGGGAAGCCATCAGAGATGGTGGCGTAGCGTATGTCGAGAGCTGCTGCCGCAAAGATATCTAAACCGGCATCGGGGATCTCTTG harbors:
- the LOC125222853 gene encoding UDP-glycosyltransferase 86A1-like — its product is MKAHAIMIALPYQGHLNPFVDLATKLASKGITVTFVNTEHAHHQIASSQEIPDAGLDIFAAAALDIRYATISDGFPLDFDRDLNFIEYWESFLRDFPSRVAEFVGDIISSSDPSMPPFLVSDTFAAWPAMVAQKFGLVNVSFWTQPATEFAINYHLDLLKQNGHYPPTKDDEQMINYIPGVAPISTKDLMSHLQESDVTIVQEIVFKSFKEVVKADFILHNTVQEVEPHTLSVLNQKQATYAIGPINFSTKCSVPKSLRHQVDCSEWLEARPHGSVLYVSFGSIAQTNRQVIQEIAHGLVVSGVSFIWAIRPQIVMDDDGDVLPCGFEENVKDRGLVLQWSDQLSVLSSPAVGGFLTHCGWNSILESVWCGVPMICYPILYDQPTNRKLVVDDWKIGINLCDGESVGKEEVAEKINKVMSGEASDCIMKNLKEMRTKLHDAWKENGSSQINFDRFLRDLNDKI